The Chryseobacterium indicum genome contains a region encoding:
- a CDS encoding DUF6624 domain-containing protein: protein MKIKKVLFSVLTALVLIISIFLYINKDKFVYVGSVDIIEVDCSKKRQILSEVLESDQRIRRSNDFIKYAKEDHRNQELVISIIEKCGMPTLKEVDQKQMDAIWLGLQHSTKEIRKKYFPQVEKAVKNGDLSKGQYALMKDRMLMDEGKPQIYGSQIENGKLYKLENPKTVNERRKEMGMESIEDYLKRFNLTFNPN, encoded by the coding sequence ATGAAAATAAAAAAAGTATTATTTAGCGTATTAACCGCTCTTGTTTTAATCATATCAATATTCCTTTACATTAATAAGGATAAGTTTGTGTATGTAGGTTCAGTAGATATTATTGAAGTTGATTGCAGTAAAAAACGTCAAATCTTGAGTGAAGTTTTAGAAAGTGACCAACGGATAAGAAGATCAAATGACTTCATCAAATACGCTAAAGAAGATCATAGGAATCAAGAGTTAGTGATTAGCATTATTGAAAAATGTGGTATGCCAACATTAAAGGAAGTAGATCAAAAACAAATGGATGCAATCTGGTTGGGATTACAACATAGTACTAAGGAAATCAGAAAAAAGTATTTTCCACAAGTAGAGAAAGCGGTAAAAAATGGAGACTTATCTAAAGGGCAATACGCATTGATGAAAGATAGAATGTTAATGGATGAAGGAAAACCTCAAATATATGGTTCACAAATAGAAAATGGTAAATTGTATAAATTAGAAAATCCTAAAACTGTAAACGAAAGAAGAAAAGAAATGGGAATGGAATCAATAGAGGATTATTTAAAGAGATTTAATTTAACGTTCAATCCGAATTAA
- a CDS encoding peptidase domain-containing ABC transporter — protein sequence MTKFPFYKQPDAKDCGPTCLRIVAKHYGKTIPLEQIRNLTETTREGSSMLGLSNAAENIGLKSLGVRINFKILQEDVPLPCIVHWNKNHFVVVYKIDKSGKAYISDPSYGLITYSKEEFIKFWIGENANENTDEGIVLLLETTPAFFKNDFENEESKASFSFLSKYLLKYKSLIIQLAVGLLAGSLLSLILPFLTQSIVDVGIQNQDINFIYLVLLAQVMLFVGRMGIEVIRSWILLHLSARINISIISDFFIKLMKLPISFFDTRMTGDIMQRINDHHRIEQLLTNSSLNTLFSLVNLIIFSIVLLFYDYRLFVVYLVGAVLYVGWISFFLSKRKELDYKRFSQVSQEQSKVIELINGMQEIKMHNAEKQKRWDWEFLQVKLFKLRIKSLSLEQWQSVGGNFINQMKDIFVSFLSAKLVLDGNLTLGMMLSVQYIIGQLNSPLLQLIDFIKQFQDAKISLERLGEIHDKDDEENKEEQYSHEIPEKDILVENVSFRYTGSDVPVFENLTLSIPFQKTTAIVGASGSGKTTLLKLLMKFYEPSQGEIRLGNTKLNNISPRFWRDHCGVVMQEGYVFNDTIANNIAVGEDYVDKQKLRRSVEIANIKEFIEELPLSYNTKIGNEGLGVSGGQKQRLFIARAVYKSPDYILFDEATSALDANNEKVIMENLEQFFKGKTAVVIAHRLSTVKHADKIIVLDKGKVVEEGNHAELVALRGEYYRLVKNQLELGN from the coding sequence TTGACAAAGTTCCCGTTTTATAAACAACCCGATGCCAAAGATTGCGGTCCCACTTGTTTGCGAATAGTTGCCAAACATTATGGTAAAACCATTCCTTTGGAACAAATCCGTAACCTTACAGAAACTACCAGAGAAGGAAGTTCTATGTTAGGGCTTAGTAATGCGGCTGAAAATATAGGTTTAAAAAGTTTAGGGGTTAGAATAAACTTCAAAATCTTACAAGAAGACGTTCCATTACCATGTATTGTTCATTGGAATAAAAATCATTTTGTTGTTGTTTATAAAATTGATAAATCAGGAAAAGCCTATATTTCTGACCCTAGCTACGGCTTAATCACCTATTCCAAAGAAGAGTTTATCAAATTCTGGATTGGTGAAAACGCTAATGAAAATACCGATGAAGGCATTGTCCTACTACTAGAAACTACTCCAGCATTTTTTAAAAACGATTTTGAAAATGAGGAAAGCAAAGCCAGTTTTTCTTTTCTGTCAAAATATTTGCTGAAATATAAATCGTTAATTATTCAGTTAGCGGTCGGTTTATTGGCAGGAAGTTTACTATCCCTTATTTTGCCTTTTCTTACTCAGAGTATTGTGGATGTCGGTATTCAGAATCAGGACATAAATTTTATCTATCTTGTACTTCTTGCACAGGTGATGCTTTTTGTAGGCAGAATGGGAATTGAAGTGATCCGAAGCTGGATTTTACTGCATCTTTCAGCAAGGATTAATATTTCTATTATTTCCGATTTTTTTATCAAGCTCATGAAGCTTCCGATCAGTTTTTTTGATACGAGAATGACCGGGGATATCATGCAGAGAATTAACGATCATCACAGGATAGAACAGCTTCTCACCAACTCATCGCTCAATACCTTATTTTCGTTAGTCAACCTGATCATTTTCAGCATCGTTTTACTGTTTTATGATTACAGGTTGTTTGTTGTCTATTTGGTTGGAGCGGTTTTGTATGTCGGATGGATCAGTTTTTTCCTGAGCAAAAGAAAAGAACTTGACTACAAAAGATTTTCTCAGGTTTCACAGGAACAAAGCAAGGTGATTGAACTGATCAACGGAATGCAGGAAATTAAAATGCATAATGCCGAGAAGCAAAAACGCTGGGATTGGGAATTTCTTCAGGTTAAATTATTCAAGCTGAGAATAAAATCCCTGTCTTTGGAACAGTGGCAGTCCGTAGGAGGAAACTTCATCAATCAAATGAAAGATATTTTTGTGAGTTTTCTTTCTGCAAAATTGGTGCTTGACGGAAATCTTACCTTAGGGATGATGCTTTCTGTTCAGTATATCATCGGGCAGTTAAACAGTCCATTGCTTCAGCTGATTGATTTTATTAAACAGTTTCAGGATGCCAAAATTTCTTTGGAAAGATTGGGTGAAATTCATGATAAGGATGATGAGGAGAATAAGGAAGAGCAATATTCCCACGAAATTCCGGAAAAAGACATTCTGGTGGAAAATGTTTCATTCAGATACACAGGTTCCGACGTTCCGGTTTTTGAAAATCTTACACTTAGTATTCCCTTTCAGAAAACGACGGCCATTGTTGGAGCCAGCGGAAGCGGAAAAACGACACTTTTAAAACTTTTAATGAAATTCTACGAACCTTCCCAGGGTGAAATCCGATTAGGAAATACAAAGCTTAACAATATTTCTCCGAGATTCTGGAGAGACCATTGCGGAGTGGTAATGCAGGAAGGCTATGTATTCAATGATACCATTGCCAATAATATTGCCGTAGGTGAAGATTATGTGGATAAGCAAAAATTGAGGAGATCCGTAGAAATTGCCAACATTAAAGAATTTATCGAAGAACTGCCTTTAAGCTACAACACAAAAATCGGAAATGAAGGTTTGGGAGTGAGCGGTGGTCAGAAACAGAGACTTTTCATTGCAAGAGCGGTTTATAAATCTCCTGATTATATTTTATTCGATGAAGCAACTTCAGCTTTGGATGCAAACAATGAGAAAGTGATCATGGAAAATCTCGAACAGTTCTTCAAAGGAAAAACAGCAGTTGTGATCGCCCACAGGCTTTCCACCGTAAAACACGCCGATAAAATCATTGTTTTAGATAAAGGAAAAGTGGTGGAAGAAGGAAACCATGCAGAATTGGTTGCTCTGAGAGGAGAATATTACCGATTGGTGAAGAATCAGTTAGAACTTGGAAATTAA
- a CDS encoding IS4 family transposase, which yields MFLRHSTKYTNTSQDYKIIELDSVLEHNFETKINKARLKFISLLILALCKVKTVNYLSLANAFDSNATAESSFRRIQRFMANFDLPMKLISGFIFNILPEKENLVLVLDRTNWKFGSSNINILMLGICYKNIAIPIMFRTLDKRGNSDTTERIELIRQFITWFGRDCINCLLADREFVGHHWLEFLNKNNIRYYIRLRKNFKVFCFDRNQEKPVFWLFNKLKKGEFYHHPKIVKINDVLCYVSGVKGFDKEGKLDTLILVSFNKPEESWEYYKKRWQIETLFKAFKSSGFNIESTHVTDQKRLEKLFMIVMIALVWCYKIGDFVDQNIKAIKIKKHQRKALSVFKYGLNHLNNILMNRLNKMNINVLQFLSCT from the coding sequence ATGTTTCTCAGGCATTCAACTAAGTATACCAATACCAGTCAAGATTATAAAATTATAGAATTAGATTCAGTTTTAGAGCATAATTTTGAAACAAAAATCAATAAAGCCCGATTGAAATTTATTTCACTTTTGATTTTAGCTTTATGTAAAGTAAAAACAGTTAATTATCTGTCTTTGGCTAATGCTTTTGACAGTAATGCCACAGCGGAAAGTTCCTTCCGGAGAATACAAAGGTTTATGGCAAATTTTGATTTGCCCATGAAGTTGATTTCCGGTTTTATATTTAATATTTTGCCTGAAAAGGAAAATCTGGTTTTGGTGCTGGATCGTACTAACTGGAAGTTTGGAAGTTCCAATATCAATATCCTGATGCTTGGAATCTGCTATAAAAATATTGCTATTCCAATCATGTTCAGAACATTAGATAAAAGAGGTAATTCTGATACCACAGAAAGAATAGAATTAATAAGACAGTTCATCACCTGGTTTGGCAGGGATTGTATTAATTGCTTACTGGCGGACAGAGAATTTGTAGGGCATCACTGGCTGGAGTTTTTAAACAAAAACAACATAAGGTATTATATTCGGCTAAGGAAAAACTTCAAGGTATTTTGCTTTGATAGAAATCAGGAAAAACCTGTGTTTTGGCTGTTTAACAAATTAAAGAAAGGCGAGTTTTATCATCATCCGAAAATAGTGAAAATCAACGATGTTCTATGCTATGTATCTGGTGTGAAGGGGTTTGACAAAGAGGGTAAATTAGATACTTTAATTCTGGTTTCCTTTAATAAACCAGAAGAATCTTGGGAGTATTATAAAAAAAGATGGCAGATAGAAACTCTTTTTAAAGCTTTTAAAAGCAGCGGATTTAATATTGAAAGCACACATGTGACTGACCAGAAGAGATTAGAAAAATTATTTATGATCGTAATGATAGCCTTAGTTTGGTGTTACAAGATTGGTGATTTTGTAGATCAGAATATTAAAGCCATAAAAATAAAAAAACACCAAAGAAAAGCCTTAAGTGTTTTTAAATATGGGTTAAATCATCTCAACAACATACTTATGAATAGGTTAAATAAAATGAATATCAATGTATTACAATTTTTGTCATGTACTTAG
- a CDS encoding HlyD family secretion protein, with translation MAEKDILDNIELRSESVQDILTQPPHWMIRWGNTIIFLILVLILIMSYIIKYPEFVPAPIVVTSQNPPEKLQATINSKIEKIFIKNHQEVKKNDVLMVMQSTASYKDVLELKKLVDSIAPDQLRSFPLHEVSRFKLGELQGDYNSFAKAFQDEALFTRLQPYAPENLAANQSISEYRSRITTLRQQKSLELAKCELTKKNYQRSQELFNQGVIASVELENEKIKYLQAQQNLQNLNISISQIEEGISNLNKTKSGASISTEKDKITYSSQTLQLFEQLRKSLKQWEQSYLVISNTEGVASFQQFFGENQFIKAGDPILSILPKNKETLVGRMQVPATNSGKIASGEKVLIKLDNYRYQEYGIVEGKVQNISIAPDDKGNYYVDVLLPRGLKTSYNKNLTFDKELKGNAEIVTQDLRLIERFFYQMRKLLGYQT, from the coding sequence ATGGCAGAAAAAGACATTTTAGATAATATTGAGCTTCGTTCTGAAAGTGTTCAGGATATTCTTACCCAGCCGCCTCATTGGATGATCCGGTGGGGAAATACCATTATATTTTTAATTTTAGTGCTTATTTTAATAATGAGCTACATTATTAAGTACCCTGAATTTGTTCCGGCTCCTATTGTGGTCACTTCTCAGAATCCTCCTGAGAAATTACAGGCAACCATCAATTCTAAAATCGAAAAAATCTTTATTAAAAACCATCAGGAAGTTAAAAAGAATGATGTTCTTATGGTTATGCAATCTACAGCAAGTTATAAAGATGTTTTAGAATTAAAGAAGTTGGTAGATTCTATTGCTCCTGATCAGTTGCGTTCTTTTCCACTTCATGAGGTTTCACGATTCAAATTGGGTGAATTACAGGGTGACTACAATAGCTTTGCCAAAGCATTTCAGGATGAAGCTTTATTCACAAGATTACAGCCTTACGCCCCGGAAAATTTAGCGGCCAATCAAAGTATCTCTGAGTATAGAAGCAGAATTACAACATTAAGGCAACAGAAAAGTCTGGAACTTGCTAAATGTGAACTGACCAAGAAAAATTATCAGCGTTCTCAGGAATTGTTTAATCAAGGCGTAATTGCTTCCGTAGAACTGGAAAACGAAAAAATAAAATATCTTCAGGCACAGCAAAACCTTCAAAACCTGAACATTTCCATATCTCAAATAGAAGAAGGAATTTCTAATTTAAACAAAACGAAAAGCGGAGCGTCCATCAGTACAGAAAAAGACAAGATCACGTATTCTTCTCAAACCTTACAATTATTTGAACAATTAAGAAAATCGCTCAAGCAGTGGGAACAAAGTTATCTGGTGATATCCAATACGGAAGGTGTGGCAAGTTTTCAGCAGTTTTTTGGCGAAAACCAGTTTATTAAAGCGGGTGATCCTATTTTATCTATTTTACCTAAAAACAAAGAAACACTAGTAGGAAGAATGCAGGTTCCGGCTACCAACTCAGGTAAGATTGCTTCGGGTGAAAAAGTTTTGATTAAGCTCGACAATTACCGTTATCAGGAATATGGGATTGTTGAAGGAAAGGTTCAGAATATTTCTATTGCTCCTGATGATAAAGGGAATTATTATGTGGATGTACTTCTTCCGAGAGGATTGAAAACTTCTTACAATAAAAATCTTACTTTCGATAAAGAACTGAAAGGTAATGCAGAAATTGTCACTCAGGATTTGAGGTTAATCGAACGCTTTTTCTACCAGATGAGAAAATTGTTAGGATATCAAACCTAA
- a CDS encoding S46 family peptidase, with product MKRILLLFTFLLSFVQMRADEGMWLLMLVKRLNGVDMQKEGLHLTPEEIYSVNNSSLKDAIVSFGGFCTGEIVSNQGLIFTNHHCGYGAVAAASTPEKDYLKNGFWAMKQKDEFNAKDLYVRFLVRMDDATQRINSKLNNNMSAAERKAVIDAETKAIQSENSENGKYTVVVRDFFNGNEFYYFVYQDYKDIRLVGAPPSALGKFGGDTDNWEWPRHTADFTIFRVYADAAGNPAEYSPSNVPLKPKHFLPVSLKGVKPGDFSMILGYPGRTNRYLTSYGIQQMVNKDYPAWVEASKLAMDVMKKYMDKDKGTQLNYASQYASVANYWKNRQGTIDAVIKNGTITDKQKIEERFKTWAVQPENVVEYETVLEDIGLYYKQTSDRNVERMYMTQLSRNSKYFALALQVGNVLQAYAKQDMAGRLAMKPKVEAALKSAYENINIKLEGEMMNSMVNLYQTRVNKDVASETIMGLDAKNLSNVAYSSIFANKTSATNFMLNPDPLKLDADPLWKIANGIMADQKASAERFVKIDDNFAKNNRLFLAGLMKAMPEKKFYPDANSTMRLTYGTVDKLPIRSDRNYFGITDNYYTDMTGLVGKYKKGDEEFDLPQRVIDLYNLKDFGQYADAKGYMPVNFLSNNDITGGNSGSPVIDADGNLIGIAFDGNSEALSGDIVFEQEWQKTINVDVRFVLWTIDKYAGARRLIDELQLVRDGNTPADTKTKMPKEAPAKAKKK from the coding sequence ATGAAAAGAATATTACTACTATTCACTTTCCTTTTAAGTTTTGTCCAGATGAGGGCAGACGAGGGAATGTGGCTGTTAATGCTCGTGAAAAGACTGAATGGGGTAGACATGCAAAAAGAAGGATTGCATCTTACACCGGAAGAAATTTATTCTGTCAACAATTCGAGCTTAAAAGATGCAATTGTAAGCTTTGGAGGATTCTGTACAGGAGAGATTGTTTCTAATCAGGGTCTTATTTTCACCAACCACCACTGTGGATACGGTGCTGTAGCAGCAGCTTCTACACCGGAGAAAGATTATCTGAAGAACGGTTTCTGGGCAATGAAGCAGAAAGACGAATTCAATGCTAAAGATCTTTACGTGAGATTTTTGGTAAGAATGGATGATGCTACGCAAAGAATCAATTCTAAATTAAACAACAATATGTCCGCGGCAGAGAGAAAAGCTGTGATCGACGCTGAAACAAAAGCGATCCAGTCTGAAAACTCTGAGAACGGAAAATACACAGTAGTTGTAAGAGACTTTTTTAACGGAAACGAATTCTACTATTTCGTTTACCAGGATTATAAAGACATCAGATTGGTGGGAGCTCCACCTTCTGCATTGGGAAAATTTGGAGGTGATACCGATAACTGGGAGTGGCCAAGACATACGGCGGACTTTACGATTTTCAGAGTATATGCTGATGCAGCGGGAAATCCGGCAGAATATTCTCCAAGCAATGTTCCTTTAAAACCAAAACATTTCTTACCTGTTTCTCTGAAAGGAGTAAAGCCGGGAGATTTCTCTATGATCTTGGGATATCCGGGAAGAACCAACCGTTACCTGACTTCTTACGGAATTCAACAGATGGTAAACAAAGATTATCCGGCTTGGGTTGAAGCTTCTAAATTAGCCATGGATGTAATGAAGAAGTACATGGATAAAGACAAAGGAACTCAGCTGAACTATGCTTCCCAATATGCTTCTGTAGCGAACTACTGGAAAAACAGACAAGGTACTATTGATGCCGTTATTAAAAACGGAACCATCACAGACAAGCAAAAAATCGAAGAAAGATTTAAAACCTGGGCAGTACAGCCTGAAAACGTGGTTGAGTACGAAACAGTTTTAGAAGATATCGGACTTTATTACAAGCAGACTTCAGACAGAAATGTGGAGAGAATGTACATGACGCAGCTTTCCAGAAATTCTAAATATTTCGCACTTGCACTGCAGGTAGGAAATGTTCTTCAGGCGTATGCAAAACAGGATATGGCAGGAAGACTGGCAATGAAGCCGAAAGTAGAGGCTGCATTGAAATCAGCCTACGAAAACATCAATATCAAGCTTGAAGGCGAAATGATGAACTCTATGGTAAACCTTTACCAGACAAGAGTAAACAAAGATGTAGCTTCTGAAACCATTATGGGACTGGATGCTAAAAATCTTTCGAATGTTGCTTACTCTTCAATCTTCGCCAACAAAACTTCTGCAACAAACTTTATGCTGAATCCTGATCCGTTGAAACTGGATGCAGATCCGCTTTGGAAAATTGCAAACGGAATTATGGCAGATCAAAAAGCTTCTGCAGAAAGATTTGTAAAAATTGATGATAATTTTGCTAAAAACAACAGATTATTCTTAGCAGGATTAATGAAGGCAATGCCTGAGAAAAAATTCTATCCGGATGCAAACTCTACCATGAGATTAACGTACGGAACGGTAGATAAATTGCCGATCAGATCAGACAGAAACTACTTCGGGATTACCGATAACTATTATACTGACATGACGGGGCTTGTAGGAAAATACAAGAAAGGAGATGAAGAGTTTGATCTTCCGCAGAGAGTGATCGATCTTTATAACCTTAAAGATTTCGGTCAGTATGCAGATGCAAAAGGTTATATGCCGGTAAATTTCCTTTCCAACAATGATATTACAGGAGGAAACTCAGGTTCTCCGGTAATCGATGCAGACGGAAACTTAATTGGTATTGCATTCGATGGAAACAGCGAGGCTTTAAGCGGAGATATCGTTTTCGAACAGGAATGGCAGAAAACCATCAACGTAGACGTTCGTTTCGTTCTTTGGACGATCGATAAATACGCAGGTGCAAGAAGACTTATCGACGAATTACAATTGGTAAGAGACGGTAATACTCCTGCAGATACCAAAACAAAAATGCCAAAAGAAGCTCCTGCAAAAGCAAAGAAAAAATAA
- a CDS encoding YdeI/OmpD-associated family protein, producing the protein MKTDSVQFKAVIKQNGKMNAAFVEFPFSTEELFGKKEQVKIKAVFDEKVEYRGSLAKMKSDCHILGLTQEIRKQLGKTFGDEVFVSLTEDREERVVEIAKDIVVLFNENPEAKILFEKMSYTHRKEYIRWIEEAKKTETRENRKLKMIQMILEGKRGI; encoded by the coding sequence ATGAAAACAGATTCTGTACAATTTAAGGCGGTTATTAAGCAAAATGGTAAAATGAATGCGGCTTTTGTGGAATTTCCTTTTTCCACAGAGGAGCTATTCGGCAAAAAAGAACAGGTAAAAATCAAAGCGGTTTTTGACGAAAAAGTTGAATACCGGGGAAGCCTCGCTAAAATGAAGTCCGACTGTCATATTTTAGGCTTAACTCAGGAAATCAGAAAACAGCTCGGAAAGACTTTCGGCGATGAGGTTTTCGTTTCTTTAACGGAAGACAGAGAAGAAAGGGTAGTAGAGATTGCGAAAGATATTGTAGTGCTGTTTAATGAAAATCCTGAAGCGAAAATATTATTCGAGAAAATGAGCTATACCCACAGAAAGGAATATATCCGCTGGATTGAAGAAGCAAAGAAAACGGAAACCAGAGAAAACAGAAAGCTGAAAATGATTCAGATGATTCTTGAAGGAAAAAGAGGAATTTAA
- the gwsG gene encoding grasp-with-spasm system ATP-grasp peptide maturase, producing MAKHLIVTQDSDGSSDEVCSWFYRYGVSFKRLNLDSYKIIDRNNDLYSDYFNFDNIDISIPGEKKVNDENFTEKFTSIWYRRPSANLDNMVIDETESGLSEFLLHKIRSNQKSELKELYSYIFNSIQGSVILGNRLETRANKLEILSIASKLGICIPRTKVISTKRQILEFQKEVNNSLITKSIFEPIAAMDDDLKQRHMSYTNELTDSILDKIPNYFSPSLVQEKIEKDFEIRTFIMGEKYYSMAIFSQNNEKTAVDFRRYDLEKPSRNIPFALPEELTVKIKKLLKIIGFNTGSIDIIKGKDGKYYFLEINSVGQFGMVSRPCNYNIEYHIYKYLTRDEEKTS from the coding sequence ATGGCAAAACATTTAATTGTAACTCAAGATAGTGACGGGTCTTCAGATGAAGTTTGTAGCTGGTTTTATAGATATGGTGTGTCTTTTAAAAGATTAAATCTTGATTCATATAAAATAATTGATCGTAATAATGATTTATATTCAGACTATTTTAATTTCGATAATATTGACATAAGTATTCCCGGTGAAAAAAAGGTTAATGATGAAAACTTTACGGAAAAATTTACTTCGATTTGGTATAGAAGACCAAGTGCTAATCTTGATAACATGGTAATTGATGAAACTGAGTCAGGTCTCTCTGAATTTCTTCTCCATAAAATAAGATCAAATCAAAAATCGGAATTAAAAGAACTTTACAGTTACATTTTCAATTCTATACAGGGTTCGGTCATATTAGGAAACAGATTAGAAACCAGAGCGAATAAATTAGAAATTCTCTCTATAGCAAGCAAATTAGGCATTTGCATTCCTAGAACCAAAGTAATTTCTACAAAAAGGCAAATTTTAGAATTTCAAAAAGAGGTTAATAATTCCCTTATAACTAAATCCATTTTTGAGCCAATAGCTGCTATGGACGATGACTTAAAACAGAGACACATGTCGTACACAAATGAATTGACGGATTCTATACTGGATAAAATACCAAATTATTTCTCACCGAGCTTGGTACAAGAAAAGATAGAAAAAGATTTTGAAATCAGAACTTTTATTATGGGAGAAAAGTACTACAGCATGGCTATATTCTCCCAGAACAACGAAAAAACCGCTGTAGATTTCAGAAGATACGATTTAGAAAAACCAAGCAGAAATATTCCTTTTGCTCTGCCTGAAGAATTGACCGTAAAAATAAAAAAACTGTTAAAAATAATAGGATTTAATACGGGTTCAATTGATATTATCAAAGGTAAAGATGGAAAATACTATTTTTTAGAAATCAATTCAGTCGGGCAATTTGGAATGGTTAGCAGGCCTTGTAATTATAATATAGAGTATCATATATATAAATATTTAACCAGAGATGAAGAAAAAACTTCTTAA
- a CDS encoding META domain-containing protein codes for MKKIFTAILTVLCLSFVLNCSSATVKNPQIQREWMLVSFGSYSKEELIKSNAKIDLTSPLENGKIKASAFMGCNKLFFTSEFKKESQLKISQVVSTEMACPNMKLESDFSRNIKTMNHYKVEGHFLTLKNDEGNSMKFIAADWD; via the coding sequence ATGAAAAAGATATTCACTGCAATTTTAACAGTTTTGTGCCTGAGTTTTGTTTTAAACTGCTCTTCCGCAACCGTAAAAAATCCACAGATCCAGAGAGAATGGATGCTGGTTTCTTTTGGCAGTTACTCTAAAGAAGAATTAATAAAAAGCAATGCTAAAATTGATCTTACCTCTCCTCTTGAAAACGGAAAAATAAAAGCTTCCGCCTTTATGGGATGCAATAAACTGTTTTTTACATCTGAATTTAAAAAGGAGAGTCAATTAAAAATTTCGCAAGTTGTCTCCACAGAAATGGCGTGCCCGAATATGAAACTGGAAAGTGATTTCTCCCGGAATATCAAAACAATGAATCATTACAAAGTGGAAGGACATTTTCTGACTTTAAAAAATGATGAGGGAAACAGCATGAAATTCATTGCCGCAGACTGGGACTGA